CGGCCTCATTGGCTGGCGCCCGCACCTCCTGCATGGGGTCCTTGCCGGGGCGGCTTGGTGTTGTTTCCGTTCTTCTTCCAACCCTGCCTCCTGTTCCGCAGCCTTTTCGATCAGTTCATGGACGTTGCGGTAATCCCGCACATTACAGCTGTTCCTGAGCTCAATCCGCATACCCTTCAGGAACCGACGGACCAGCTCCCGATCGTTCAGGTAGTGCCCAGCAAATCTTCGGAGCTTGTGGAACTCATCCCCATACTCTCTCACATTCCTCGACCCTTGACGAATGTCCTGAAACTTGCTTTCCATCTGATCCATGGCTTCCAAAGGGAAGTACTTCCCATTGAACTCCTCCAAGAAGTCATCATATGTCATGCGTATCCCGTGGGAGCTTTCGACCACTCCTTCCCACCAAACCAGGGCATCATCCTTGAGGTGGTGGACTGCTAGGTCCCTGCGGAACTCTGGTGGGCACCGAGCCGACTCAAAGTTTCTCTCCAGTTGTCGTCGCCAGTTGTCAGCAAGAATGGCATCCGCCTTCCCACTGAAGAACTCCATCTGCATGTTTCGCATATGTCTCATCATGTCCCAATACGTAGGTCCTTGAGCAGGTACCACCGCAGGAGCCGCTGGTGGGGGCGGTGGAGGTAGTAACGGATTCTGGTCCACCGCGGGTGGTATCGGGACGGCTCCAGCCCCTGCTGCAGCTTCACCGTTGGGGAGCTGTCCCCCGTAGGCTTCCCGGTACCTTCGCAGCTCCTCCAGGATCGCTGCGTTCACCACATTCGGTCCACCTGCGGGGTTCCCATTTGCGGGTGCGCCACCATTCTGGCTTTCCGCCTCGCTGGAGGCCTGGAACGCGGATCGAGTGGCCCGACGTGCGACTCGCTGGGCAGTTCCAACTACTGGTGCGGCTCTCTTAGGAGGCATCCTGCGACAATGAAGCGGGTATTAGATCAAGCTTTGATTGAATCGGTTTGCTTACCGGGCAAGCTAGGAGTTTCGGTCCGAGTGGTGCCTTTACTTTTCTGcaacaactttaaaaaaaaatcctttcaCAACGTTTGAAAACATTTGCAACCCAAACTTTCTTAAAGACGCTTCACATACCCACCCGGGACAGCACCGGTGGGTTTAacccccgctctgataccaattgtaacaTCCCTGTCCCGAGGATCATTTATAAACCGAACCCTTCTCCAAATCGTTCAAAAACTCTTTTATTAAATTCAAGATAGTCTTACATAAAAACCGAAACTTAACTCAAGGATAGATTATCCAAAGACGAAAATAAAGCTCAAATGGAAATAGTTCGAAAAGCAATAGAAACTTGAAAACAACTGGCACGATACGGACTCCTACTTCTGCTCCCTCCCAGCCGTACCTGAAATGAAGGAGGGGTGAGTACAGAATACTCAGTGAGGGCAGGCTCTAGGATCCCACGAACCCACTCAAGCCCAATAACAGTCAACACAGTCACAAGTTAATAAGCACTAAACCACACAGCAACCTACACATTCAATCAACCTAGACGTAAGGACCTATAGCCGTTTACGGGTCTCTCTACCCGTTCCAGCCTATCCTGAAAGGGGCGCCCTTCTCTCGGGTAACCGTCCCCCCCTCAGCTTCCTAAATGACTATCCGAGTTGCAGCTCGTTGGCCCATCGGCACTGTCCGCCACCCGGTCGTAATAGTCATAATTATGCCACGACTCGACATTGACTCGACTCGATCCTAGGCGCCACATCTTCTTATATCCCGCATCTCGCGGTAGGCAATCCACATTACTTCCCGTGGGTACCTCGTGTTAGGCTACTGTCCCACGGGTCACATCACATCACATCCCGTGGGTACCTCGTGTTAGGCTACTGTCCCACAGGTCACAACACCTCTtagactctagacgcccacccgttctcggtggtccaaacaGGACTACAAGCAAATTCATTGACATTCCTCTTTCACATTCTCAACTTATTCTCATTCTTAACCACTTTCACTTTACTCAAACCCTTTCACTTTTCTCATCCTCTTTCACTTTATCATTCACTTTCACTTTCACTTTCATATACTTTAACACATAGACTCATATTCGTGATCACACTTAACACTTCTCATTTTCATTTACAGCACCCTAATAGATCTAGGTGCTTCAACTCATCAACACATAACACACATCACAAGCCATCTAGGCTACCACAACCGCAACACCACACACACATGATTCAGATCCGATTAACACATGACTATGACATGACCATCTACTCAACATGAGACAAGTTCACAACCAAGTCCTCACCTTAGTCTCTTGAAGTGGTAGATCTGGTTCTAGGAAGTGGGAAAAGAGATGGTCACCTCTCCGGATCTGATCCAAAGGATTCATAAGAAAGGAGATGGGATTTAGGTTCAGATCTTGTCGTACCCAATGACTTAGAAAGTTAGGGATCTAGATTACCTTGAGGTTCAGATCTGAGAAGGTTACAAGAGAAGGAATCAAGGAGGCGACGACTGGGGGCTCGGGATCGACGGCTCGGACTGCGAGCGGGACGATCGGCGGCTGGCGAGCGGACGGCGGTGACCGGCGGCGGCGGCTGGTCGTCGACGATGGGAGGCGGCGGCGAGGTTCTAGTCGGGCAGGGCTTCGCTTGTTGTCTCTCTTGTGGTGAAACCCTAGGAGTGCTGCCCCTTTTATAAGAAATGGGAGAGTTTTGGGGTAGGGTTTCACTCTCTTGGGCCTGCAGTTCTCGGGTTTTATTTTGGGCCGGGTCCGGGATGTTACAAAAATGTCTTCGAATTTAAAATCAAGAATTTCTGAAGCATTATCATGTACAGTTGATGCATGTAATGTGATCATGTTATCACTTATCATGTAGATTaaacctattaaaataaaatatgtctTTGAATTTAAAATCAAGAACTTGTGAGACATTTGCCCCTTTTGGGAATCATTATTAGTCTTGAATAGGGAGGGCTCGTAGCTCTTTGATACTGCGAACGGCTTTTCCTCATCATCAAAAGCTCAACTGGACGTTTTTTCAATTAATTATGCTAGATTTAATGTAAGATTCTGTTACGTTTTGTAAGTTTTAGCGGGGAttattgattatattttaatggatttgGAAATCCAGattaaatctagtgttattggtttcatgattttaaaatctatattgaaatcatgtattattgatttaattatttataaattttaattcaaatcaaaTGTTATTCAATCATATGAATTTATTAAtagatttgattttataatgGATTTGAATGGATTTGCATGAATTTCTTTGTTGAAAATACAAAGATTCAAATATGAAAGATAATCTCCTGATTTGTAaacattaatcaaaaaaaaattgaaaatctatatattttatttagatttataaatactaCATAGATTTATACTATATGTTTGGATTCACGGAGTCCGATGTTATTCAATCACTGATTTCAAATcaattattaatgttttataatctattaaattttaaaaatttaagatagTTTAAGTTAATAGATTCTAAAATCTCTGCAGTAAACCTTGGATTTTGAATTCATCTATTTGTTGATAGGAATCCATAGGAAATGATTTGAAATCAATTGAAAATacaaagaattttaaaatcctcactacaaaaaaaagatggtTTAGCATcagttatttttaatatttgcatTAGTTATAAATGATACAATATAATTTTGCATCACTTATTTAAAtgactctgaaagtggtgatgcaaataattaacatcattttattgaaaattgatGCAAAAATGCCAAATATTTACATCAGTTGTGATAAGTGATATTAATATGTATCAATTCAAAGAAATGATATTAAGATTTACATCAGTTTTGTAAATGATGTTAGTTTcatatcaattaaaataaatgattttaatattatttactaatacattaatataattttcgaaactaatataaatttttaattttaataattatttaattttaaaccatcgatttaatttattaatttatacaattggggttattaattaaataagctcagtaaatattttactataaataaattttgaactTTTTCCATTGACATATAATCTGAAGAAcaaggagaaaaaaaacaaaaaacagaacatgaattcagaaaacaaaaagaattgttgaacaaataaaaatatttttcttctttgcattcatcttgaatttttattgttgttgtattttaaaaattgttgaagACAGTGTATAATCTTAacatttttccttttatgtaaagTCCAAATTTAAAAAGAGTTATTTTctcaaatatgtattttttgtcACCAAAAGAATTCTTAGAGAAGAAAATGAACAAAATATGTTTCattaaagaatcaaaagaaCATCCACTCCTTGTGTTCTTTTGCTATAGTTTATAATTACGTGTTtccaaatttgattttttataattttaaatttatttttcaaaattatttatttttaaaaaaatcatttcaaatttatatttacttatttattttaaaaattttaaattctacCTCATAAACTCCACCCCTTGATTCTAAACTCTAATTTTAGATTTGTTAACCTTAGATATTTAcgtatatatttatcatttaataaaacatcttttgatcattTTTGGGGTTCTATTGGTGAACATAAACTAAAATGGTTATCCTAATAAATTttctcatttaaaaatatttttatcttttggaaATTTTCACTTTTACCTTTCGTTTGACCATTATTCATGTTTATCTACTCAACTTggacattttcaaaaaataccTAAGTTAGAGGTTTAACTAATGAGGAAAAGAATTTATACACTTActttatacatatttaaatataaataatattaaaataaataattaaactaactttttagaaaattatagttattatactttttcaaattcaaatttttaaataaattttctttttgaatattttttattttttcaattttttttgaaactatatatatatatattattgttaagtatatatttatatatttattaaaattttaaaccccACCCTTTAAAGCTCACTCTcaaatccaaatccaaaccctatatctatattaattaattctAGAGTTATAAGTGTctatttatctttaaaaaaggTAAATGTGGTtaagataaaaatttaaatatgtattaaGAAAGTGGTAGTTTAAGTAATTTTCCttatctttttcatttattaaatgcttaGACAAAACAAAGATGGATAAAAGGCCTTACTAGTGCAATTGGGGATGTTTGCGAATGCGTATGATTGcaatttttatcatttaaaaataattgtacgGTACATTGGTTAGAAATTATTGTTATTAATTGTCACATACATTagctgttaaataataaattaaaaatatttatattttatataattataaaattattaaaaaatcataatattatagtaaatttaaaattatatttaaaatttatactgtaatttttttaaattatagaatatatatattagtgtttctattattttagttaaaaaatttattgaaattttttgtactgtttttatttgaatttactTTTATGTAGGGTATGACTGGTTCaaacgcagcggttgcggttgcgggtgcGGAATTTTGTGGATGCGGATGATTGCGCTTTCAAGCAttactagagcttgacccgtgcgatcgcacgggtatttatttaatgatttatgtatatcatatattttgCTATTGTATCGTATTATACATTCTTTATTAGATGTATGTTGGAGTAGTTATGTAACTATACAAAAAGATTGgatatacaaatatattaatataccgTGCTGAATCAAAATTACATtgacatttttcatatttaaatgtATGATTGAAATgtattattagtatattataaGTTTGAATCAATCTAAAAATGAGTTACAAATATTGTAAAAAGCCAACTGGACGGGATATAATTTGATCCGtctattttaacaaaatcatggcaataaaattaattttattttcaaaacataaagcTGATATCACTGGAATattctatattataaaaaatgatGATAATATTCCAAAAGATTAtaattaggaaatttaaaaCACAATTGAATCAGCCtaatatatatgcaaaatacTTTATTCGTAAGTCATAgtaatcattatttttttatatatggtaatgtatacatattataacACCAAAAACGTGGAAGCTAACTTTTAAAACCCAATTACATAGTTTATgttgttttaatagttttttaatatttgtttcaataattttttgaatatagaTGTATTTTTAAGTTGATTTAATTACATTtgactaaaaattatttaaggaACAcagattaatctaattaaaaaagacaagcattaaaataggacaTTCAGATTAATTACATTTAACTCaaatttatttaaggaaaagacattaatttaactgaaaaagacaagtattaaaataggaaatttaatttaattctcagtggcatgaaAATGTAATTAGATTTGAAAACTAAGGgtatttttatatgtgtacttctgttttaataaagtagatatagtattttatatgacTGACATAAAGTTTGAAAATTGTTGCGTTTACGGGATATTTGTGACTGtttgattatgagatattgtaacgatttaataataaattagtaatataaacatattataatattataaaaatataaaaacatactattgtgataaaatataataattattaatataatatgattactaatattatgtttatttatttaacttttttaaattattttaaagttatagttttaatatatttttgaagatttatattaaaacttttaaaataatattttttttgttttatatatgtgtatatctttatatatgtatgtatattaattttaaaaaattctaatgaatagctagtttaaagtttttataaaaaaaattatgatattgtttgtgaatttaaattaatatataaaatgtgtacatgtttttatttacaatatttccattttaaattttaaaatatttagaataaataattttatatttttttatccacCCGCAACCAGCCGTAACCGTCCGCAAACGCAAACGATAGCTGGAACCAGTTTtagattttaagaggttcgtaGCGGTTTGAAACGATTTATAGcggtttatatgattattttgaaacgcTGTCCTCGACCACGAACGCTCACTGGAATCCGGTTTTAATCTAAGAGGTTCATGTCGGGCAAATCTACAACCGTCtcatacctttttttttgtaacacaaagaATTGTTTTTCTTGTAACCGTCTCATACATTAGGGAGAATTTGCGGGATATTCATAAGAAGCaacaaaataaagaatataGCCATAATACAGTATGAATCCATTGAAGTAACAGGTTTCGTCCAAAATTGACGAAAATCACCCTTTAAGCGTGTGCGCGTGTGGAAACAGATGGAATGTGatatctatataataaattgCGTTGTACTATACAAATACATAGAATAGTCTCTcacttttatataaatgttgTGAAGTGTATTAGTaagtaaaactatattataaaagttaaatttatgacaattacacaaattataaaccctaaactctaaaccctaaactcaaacccaaactctaaacccaaactcaaactctaaaccctaaactctaaacacaaacccaaacccaaactctaaacccaaacccaaacccgaactctaaacctaaattctaaatccaaactctaaaccctaaacccaaacccaaactaaaactctaaaccctaaacccaaaccctaaaccctaaactcaaacccaaactctaaacccaaactcaaactctaaaccttaaactctaaacccaaacacaaacccaaacccaaactctaaacccaaacccaaatccgaactctaaaccctaaactctaaacccaaacccaaacccaaactctaaaccctaaacccaaacccaaaccaaaactctaaaccgtaaacccaaactctaaaccctaaacccaaaccatatatcctaaatccaaactctaaacttAAACCATataccatataccctaaacccaaaccataatcctaaaacctaaacccaaacttttatTCATTACGTGACTATgatatacatattatggtatgcAATACTTGACACATCcacaaattttgtatatataaaattttctaatatttccttatatagagagagatgatgagtggcgACGATGTTGAATGacaaaacagtgtaactgatAAAATAGTGAGTAAAAAGAACCAGAAAGTAGAGAAGGAGATACAAATTgcaaaagaagataaaaagaaatgtatcatactatactgtaatttaaaatagtatggaatATACAACGGAtgatatatttcatttaaaataatatggcAATATGTTAGTTATACTATATTTCATTTAGAATATTATGGTAATTTGAACGTccaaaatatgataattatattCTGGCCTTATGCACTACAAGAGACATCATCAATACTCGTGTGACTATACTATTTATTGCTCTCGTATAGTATATGAGATTGAACTTTTACTAACTTTTCAGAAAGTACTTGTATCGTCGTTTTGCCCTTTTTAAtcagatttgaaaaatatacaGGGGTTTCGATTTGAGATAACACACAGACATATTGGGTTGTTTAGATACACTTATATGTCCACTACAACTACTAATTCAAAAGGCACggtggaaaaaaaataaagagatcACGAGTATCGAcagtggtggaagagaaaacAGGGGTAACCATGGTGGTGGTGAAGAATCATATAATCCATAAAAATGGTGGAAGATCCGATTGTatagaaaaatgaaataattgtCAATGGTGATTGTGGTGATGTTAAAAGCAGAGATGATTAAAGAGAAAGAAATTGAAATGATCAGAGAAGGAATAGACAAAACCATAAACATAAAagcagtgtttttaaaaccggaccggcgagcgaaccggaaaTTATTTGGGTCACGGGTCATTGTGATTCGACCTGGTTCGACCGGAGTCGATTAgattaaactgaatttattattttataaatattatatatatttttttcaaaaaatagtcataatgtttagaaaactttcaaaaataacaaattgaaatatgataaaaataattaaaaaaacaatagttcaaatctaaagtcaataggaaaaaaaacatttaaagtttattctctAAATCTTTGtccttctaaatcttcatcacctataaaaattatatacacattagttacaaaactctattttggttgcaatttgtgacaaacaaaatagtatatatgttaaaaagggagaaaaaaataattattttattaacaaaattttgatttttatacgaACCAGGGTTTCGTCGGTTCGTTGGGTCACTCGGTTCCCGGATTTTTAGCGGTTCAACATgggtttttaaccggttcaactttAGTTGGGTTTTGACATTAAA
The Raphanus sativus cultivar WK10039 chromosome 1, ASM80110v3, whole genome shotgun sequence DNA segment above includes these coding regions:
- the LOC108845897 gene encoding uncharacterized protein LOC108845897, which produces MPPKRAAPVVGTAQRVARRATRSAFQASSEAESQNGGAPANGNPAGGPNVVNAAILEELRRYREAYGGQLPNGEAAAGAGAVPIPPAVDQNPLLPPPPPPAAPAVVPAQGPTYWDMMRHMRNMQMEFFSGKADAILADNWRRQLERNFESARCPPEFRRDLAVHHLKDDALVWWEGVVESSHGIRMTYDDFLEEFNGKYFPLEAMDQMESKFQDIRQGSRNVREYGDEFHKLRRFAGHYLNDRELVRRFLKGMRIELRNSCNVRDYRNVHELIEKAAEQEAGLEEERKQHQAAPDTSREIVRIKDRDVRERVLECDVTVVGKKDMSSETAGHSWEETREGCSHNSRESRLGDPELTRLKAVKGLNRSRTFTGSYNTKVAGVETAGKERITTNWKYEEVSVVLAGINLPANLLELELGRYEVILGMDWLAQHGAIVDCAKTCVRIPLDGRQIVYRGMKTRTGVSVISMVQAEEAIRRGSEAFLATIEMVEETEAPDLGNISVAAEYADVFEPLRGPPPHRSNAFTIELEPGTAPVSKAPYRLAPAEMAELKKQLEELVEKGWEPTTLHRLPRIEQGDRQEQVSPSPHR